The Buchnera aphidicola (Takecallis arundicolens) genome has a window encoding:
- the rpsM gene encoding 30S ribosomal protein S13, whose protein sequence is MARIAGINIPNYKHIMIALRAIYGIGKSRAKSICMNCNISETIKTKDLTEKQIDLLRHTISTLIVEGDLRRTRTIHIKRLIDLGCYRGFRHRRGLPVRGQRTKTNARTRKGPRKPIKK, encoded by the coding sequence ATGGCTCGTATTGCAGGAATTAATATTCCTAATTATAAACATATCATGATTGCATTACGTGCAATATATGGTATAGGTAAATCACGTGCTAAAAGTATTTGTATGAATTGTAATATATCTGAAACGATTAAAACTAAAGATTTGACTGAAAAACAAATCGATTTATTACGTCATACAATTTCTACGTTAATTGTAGAAGGAGATTTGCGTAGAACACGTACTATTCATATTAAACGATTAATAGACCTTGGATGTTATCGCGGTTTTCGACATCGTAGAGGATTACCTGTAAGAGGGCAAAGGACAAAAACTAATGCTCGTACTAGAAAAGGTCCTCGTAAACCAATAAAAAAATAA
- the rpsK gene encoding 30S ribosomal protein S11, translating to MVKSTIRTKKKIKKKILDGIAYIHASFNNTIVTITDRQGNALGWATSGGSGFRGSRKSTPFAAQVAVERCIESIKEYGIKNLDVMVKGPGPGRESTIRALNTAGFKITNITDVTPIPHNGCRPPKKRRV from the coding sequence ATGGTAAAATCTACAATTCGGACAAAGAAAAAAATTAAAAAAAAAATTTTAGATGGTATTGCATATATTCATGCATCTTTTAATAATACAATAGTGACAATTACTGATCGTCAAGGTAATGCTTTAGGTTGGGCGACTTCTGGTGGATCAGGTTTTCGAGGATCACGTAAATCAACACCTTTTGCAGCACAGGTTGCTGTAGAACGATGTATTGAATCTATTAAAGAGTATGGTATAAAGAATTTAGATGTTATGGTGAAGGGACCGGGTCCAGGAAGAGAATCGACAATTCGAGCGTTAAATACTGCTGGATTTAAGATTACAAATATTACCGATGTTACTCCAATTCCGCATAACGGTTGTCGTCCTCCTAAAAAGAGACGTGTATAA
- the rpmJ gene encoding 50S ribosomal protein L36 — translation MKVRASIKKLCRNCKIVKRQNVLRVVCTHYPKHKQRQG, via the coding sequence ATGAAAGTTCGTGCATCGATTAAAAAATTATGTCGTAATTGTAAAATTGTAAAAAGACAAAATGTATTGCGTGTTGTATGTACACATTATCCAAAACATAAACAACGTCAAGGATAA
- the rpsD gene encoding 30S ribosomal protein S4, with protein MAKYLKPKLKLSRRENTDLFLKSSYRSIDSKCKINQLPGQQGTRRSRLSEYGLQLREKQKVRRLYGVLERQFHNYYKRATKLKGNTGENLLIFLESRLDNVVYRLGFGSTRAESRQIINHKGIMVNNKVVNIASYQLFPDDCITVRDKCNMQKRIKFSLELSEQREKPVWLVINKDKLEGRFIRVPDRSDLASDINEHLIIELYSK; from the coding sequence ATGGCAAAATATTTAAAACCAAAATTAAAGTTAAGTCGTAGAGAAAATACAGACTTATTTTTAAAATCTAGTTATCGTAGTATTGATTCTAAATGTAAAATTAATCAATTACCTGGTCAGCAAGGTACAAGAAGATCTAGATTATCTGAATACGGGTTACAGTTACGAGAAAAACAAAAAGTACGTCGTTTATATGGTGTATTAGAACGTCAATTTCATAATTATTATAAACGCGCAACGAAATTAAAAGGTAATACTGGTGAAAATTTATTAATATTTTTAGAGAGTAGATTAGATAATGTAGTATATCGCTTGGGTTTTGGTTCAACACGTGCAGAATCTCGACAAATAATTAATCATAAAGGAATTATGGTAAATAATAAAGTTGTTAATATTGCTTCTTATCAATTATTCCCAGATGATTGTATTACAGTTCGAGATAAATGTAATATGCAAAAAAGGATAAAATTCTCTTTAGAATTATCAGAACAACGAGAAAAACCAGTTTGGTTAGTTATTAATAAAGATAAATTAGAAGGCAGATTTATTAGAGTGCCTGACCGTTCTGATTTAGCATCGGATATTAATGAACACCTAATTATTGAACTTTATTCAAAATAA